One genomic region from Tripterygium wilfordii isolate XIE 37 chromosome 20, ASM1340144v1, whole genome shotgun sequence encodes:
- the LOC119986454 gene encoding ribonuclease 1-like encodes MEKLSVVAIAVLVLACSLPLTSASQPLDIYKLSLQFGKHRGVFDYYKLSLEWPKSVCNTGGSEECENPIKDHFTIHALQPYYRPDNSVPPYNESRCNSVPPSPPERITAAYLKRYEILDDMVKFWPNLYGYSNVDKNLEFWRRQWSRAGQCSPYPVYPDFYFDVALTYVKSINLLKILESSGIRPNNKKYEASAFAKAIEEKLGVKVQIRCNKDAKSVLQFYEAFLCIDRLNFLESCSATKYYGCSETDKIQFPSVGRV; translated from the exons ATGGAGAAACTTTCAGTGGTCGCCATAGCTGTTCTTGTCTTAGCTTGCTCTCTTCCTCTCACCAGTGCCTCCCAACCACTCGACATTTACAAACTATCCCTCCAGTTTGGCAAACACCGTGGTGTATTTGACTATTACAAACTCTCCCTGGAATGGCCAAAATCGGTGTGCAACACAGGTGGTAGTGAGGAATGTGAAAACCCCATTAAAGACCACTTCACCATCCACGCTCTCCAGCCTTACTATCGCCCTGACAATTCTGTTCCTCCCTACAATGAAAGTCGCTGCAATTCCGTCCCTCCAAGCCCGCCAGAAAGAATAACA GCTGCATACTTAAAAAGGTATGAAATTCTAGATGACATGGTCAAGTTTTGGCCAAATCTGTATGGCTACTCGAACGTTGACAAGAACTTGGAGTTTTGGCGTCGTCAATGGAGCAGAGCTGGACAGTGTTCACCATATCCTGTTTATCCCGACTTTTACTTCGACGTTGCCCTAACTTACGTTAAATCAATCAATCTTCTAAAAATCCTCGAGTCCTCAG GTATTCGCCCCAACAATAAGAAATACGAAGCAAGTGCATTTGCAAAGGCCATTGAAGAAAAGCTGGGAGTGAAGGTTCAGATCCGCTGCAACAAGGACGCCAAGAGCGTACTACAATTCTATGAGGCCTTCCTATGCATTGACAGACTTAACTTTCTTGAGTCATGCTCAGCAACCAAATACTACGGCTGTTCCGAGACTGATAAGATCCAGTTCCCTTCCGTAGGGCGGGTTTGA
- the LOC119986697 gene encoding ribonuclease 1-like isoform X3, whose translation MEKLSVVAIAVLVLACSLPLTIAFQSLDIYKLSLQFAKHRGIFDYYKLSMEWPKSVCNTGGSEECETPIKANFTIHTLQPYYRPDNSVPPYNESRCNSVPPSPPERITAAYLRRYGILDDMIKFWPNQFGYSNIDKNLEFWRYQWSRAGQCSPYPVYPDFYFNVALTYIKSIDLLKILESSGIHPNNEKYEASAFAKAIEEELGVKVQIRCNKDVKNVTQFYEALLCIDRFNFLESCSATKYYGCSETEKIQFPSVGLV comes from the exons ATGGAGAAACTTTCAGTAGTTGCCATAGCTGTTCTTGTCTTAGCTTGCTCTCTTCCTCTCACCATTGCTTTCCAATCCCTCGACATTTACAAACTCTCCCTCCAGTTTGCCAAACACCGCGGCATATTTGACTATTACAAACTCTCCATGGAATGGCCAAAATCGGTGTGCAACACCGGTGGTAGTGAGGAATGTGAAACACCCATTAAAGCCAACTTCACCATCCACACTCTCCAGCCTTACTATCGCCCTGACAATTCTGTTCCTCCCTACAATGAAAGTCGCTGCAATTCCGTCCCTCCAAGTCCACCAGAAAGAATAACA GCTGCATACTTAAGGAGGTATGGAATTCTAGATGACATGATCAAGTTTTGGCCAAATCAGTTTGGTTACTCCAACATTGACAAGAACTTGGAGTTTTGGCGTTATCAATGGAGCAGAGCTGGACAGTGTTCACCGTATCCTGTTTATCCCGACTTTTACTTCAACGTTGCCCTCACTTACATTAAATCAATTGATCTTCTAAAAATCCTCGAGTCCTCGG GTATTCACCCCAACAATGAGAAATACGAAGCAAGTGCATTTGCAAAGGCCATTGAAGAAGAGCTGGGAGTGAAGGTTCAAATCCGCTGCAACAAGGATGTCAAGAACGTTACACAATTCTATGAAGCCTTACTATGCATTGACAGATTTAACTTTCTTGAGTCATGCTCAGCAACCAAATACTATGGCTGTTCCGAGACTGAGAAGATCCAGTTCCCTTCCGTAGGGCTGGTTTGA